Within the Taeniopygia guttata chromosome 1, bTaeGut7.mat, whole genome shotgun sequence genome, the region TGTGCTTGTTTGTTTGAATTTGAGAAATGTTGTGTCCTGCTCAACAGAAAGGTGACAAAAAAACTTGGAAGAGGTGGAGAACAACAGTCTGTTGGATTctatatggaaaaaataaacaaaattggtgaactgaaaagcagaaaaactgcTAAAATGTACCAACCAGTGTAAGGCAGCTCCCAAACAAAAGTAAAAGGCCAAGGATAAGATAAaggcagaaattaatttatttatacatCATTATTCCAGACATTCAATAATACTTCTCTGGGGAAAGCTTTATTGCCCTGAAGCAGGGGAAGTTAGGATAATTTGAGATTGTTTTTTCCATTCACTACTTGTCATACAACTGCTTTAACAGGGGTGCTGTCCTTAAGAGTTGTGCGTCACGTCAGCTGATATTATTCTCTTCTTCATTTCaagaccttttaaaaatataatgggCCAATGGATGAGTTTTTCAAAGTGCTGCTGTTGTGGCAGTTGCGTCCTGCTGCTGATCAATGCTCAGAATGGCTCTGTGAAAGTGGGATTCTTcgaaatttaaacaaaaacttTTTCATTAATACCGGATTAAATTAGGATGTGGAAGATCccaattttcttttccctcaacAGATGACCCTGGCTGTTAGTTCCCAGATACAGGCCTGAGCTTATACACCTTGAACCACACATTCATTCCTCTACTCCCGTTCTTCGTCCACTAAATATGTTGCCATGTGCCAAATCCCTACAACACATCTGCCCTCAGCTTCTGAAAGAGCCTTGAGTCTCTTTTTCCCCCTTACAACTGGTTTGACATCGGTGTGTTGGGAAGATTTTGTTTCAGAACACATCCAGTCAGCTCTCTCCAGATGGAACAGCTCAAGAAAATCCTCTGTGTCTCAGGCCAGGCTCCTTGTCCTCTGCAATGCCCATCTCTCAAAAAGGCATGGAAAATCCTGCAGCTGGGAATCAGTCAGCTTCATATCAGCATTCACTAGAGTGTGAGCAGGACAAGCAGGTGCAAAGGTCTCCATTGGTCCATGATATGTTTGATACTACAACCtaaatttaaacatttctgattttatttgccAGTTAATTTTAGCACATTCTTTACCATTGCCCCAATGCCATCAAAGATATGGTGTAATGCTGTTTCACACATAAATGCTGGGGTGGTCACCACCTTATTTTTTGTATCCACATGAGCTTCGTAAAAAGGAGTTAAGGAAAACACAGCACTTGCAGATGCTGCCTGCAAAAGGAACCAGCACTGCTCCACTATCCTATAAAAACTTCCTCCAAATATGCTATACCATGCAGCTGTAAAGACAGCTGCAACCTATAATCCAAGCTATGACAAGGTATTTTTGCCAGAAATACAAATGCTGCATGAGAAACCTGTGGAAACAcccagaaacacaaaaaaaaaaaccctacaaaatTCACTGATGGTAGTAAAATGTCTCTGAGTACAGTCTGCAGCAttaaacttcaggaaaaaaattaaaatctcaaaGAGAACTGACCAGCTGTAACCCATGCCAGTTTTATGTGCAAATTCATTCAGCACTTGGGTGCCCAAGGGAGCTGCCTGAGAACAACTTCTAACTCCCAGTGTGTAGTTACACAGCAGTAGCTACACAGCTGTGTACAGAAGAGTTTCTAGTCCTGCACTGCACCACTGCTATCTGCTACCCATTGCATGTTCCCATGAAAATCTATGtggaaaacacagatttttacATGTGTTCATTCCTTTAATGACACATTTCTAAAGTGCCTCCCAAGATGGAAATTACCAGGAAAGGATATGGTTACGTCTTTCACACAGTGTTTTGCTCCCAGCTCTTTGATGGCTCCTGCAGTTCCAGCATAAGGCCACTTGCCCCCTTCCTCTTCTTCGTGGCCCACAGTCACCTCAGCACCAGAGAGCACCTttgctgccagcactggggaaatgcagcacaggctgcaacAGAAGGAATTGTAAGAGTAATTCTACACCACCACTATTCCAGAACTTGCTCACAACTGACAAAATTCAAATGGACACAGCCTTGAATATCTGAGATACATCACAAGGCAACTTCCTCTCAGCatttcttcagcttcttctcTGACAAACACCAACACACGCAAATcttgaaaaacacattttaaaaataggctGCAAATGATACAAAACAGAAGATACTTTTTCCAGTTCCAACAACTGCACATTTCAACAAGACACAGGTTGTCTCCATGCTCACACTTTCAAACAAATGCCACCCAACTCACATACATACCCAATAGGTTTCCCTGCTTTGTGGAAGTCTTTCAGGACTCGCTCAACTTCTCTGTTCACCTTGCAATCCTTCCCATCAACAGCAAAGGTAGATCTGTCACAACAAGAAACTTACACAAAGCTCAGTTTAAACCTACAAACAGAGATATTGCCTGTCTGCCGTGAAACTGGCTCCAAAGGGTCATACCAAACTGAACAGCTATAAAAAAATTGGTTAAAAACACTCTGTAGATGACTCTGTACCTGAGCATCTGCATCAGAGATCAACAGCTAAATCATTTTTAATGCAGTAATACATTAAATACAATAAGGGACTTTGGTCTGCCATAAAGTCCCTTACTTAATAAAAATGAGAATCATCAAATCAGCTTTCTAGGATTACTGAGAAGCTGAACAGCAGtcttttcaaagaagaaaaatatgtacGAAGAAAAGGGAAGTAACATTAATTCCTCCCCAAGCCAACAAAAAAGCATCTCAATAGCAAGATAATCAGTATTCCACATGGGTAacacttttcatttcctttttttttttctgagtcaGCTGTTGTTTTGTAATTATAAAGCAACAGGGTATTTTTTGGTAGAGAGGAAGTAACAGAATAATAACCCTACAAGCATCTGAAACCATTTAAGTTTTACCTCCACTTCCCTCAGACCCAAAAAGAAACACCACTAGGGGGAGGAAAAAGGACTTCTTAAGCATTATGTACACTCTTGAATTCTTATCAACATTGTTCAGAGAATTTAAAACAAGACAATGACAAGACTTTGAAAGGAGTTATTCTTACTAATTAGGGGTTCCATATGTAGTAAATAAGGCCATTTATGGATTTTATTGTGTGAATATTAGCTCACAAAGtgacagaatggtttgtgctggaagggaccttaaacgattatcttgttccaacccctctgccgTAAGCAGGGACAACTCCCCCTCAGCTAGATTGCTCCACCCTGGCTTTGAACATTGCCAGGCatagggcatccacagcttctctggacaacgtgttccagtgcctcaccgTCCTTACagcaagcagctgctgcttaGTATCTCacctaaacctactctctttcagtctgaagccattcccccttgtaCTGTCACAACAGACCCTTGTAAAAAAATCTCCTTCCATCTTTTCTGCATGTTtccttcaggtactgaaaggctgcagttagatcaccccaaagccttctctttgcCAGGCTGATTATGCATAGTTAATGCTGACTATTTAGTTGAGGAATCTGATGCTTAGCTGGCACTCACAAGTTTTTGGCAGCTCCAAATCCACCGGGGAATATCACAGCATCGTGGTCTGCTGTAGTGAGCTTAGCCAGGCTTGCGATTTTACCACGAGCAATTCTGGCAGATTCCACTAAAACATTCCTTGAAGAACCAGAAATAAAGCAATGTGATTAATTAAGCATTTGCATGCAGAACAGAGTAAATAAAGTTTTGCAGAAGaagaggagggtgaggagggagGAAGCAAGAACACTGGTATTTAGCAACTGAAGCTATTGATGGTTCTGAAATGCTACTGCTGGGAAACACAGGCACTGACAGACTCCATATAATCAAGTCCAGAACACTCATGTAATATCTTCTCTCCAAGAAAACACCACAGTTGGCATAAAGCTACTAAAGGCATTCAGCCAAGTGCTACAAGAGCCATTACAGGCTGCTACATCTGGAGAATGCCTAACACATCAGAGACTTACCTAGACTCAGCTTCAGCTGGCTGCCCTTTACTGTGGTCAATGACATGCATCTGAGGGACATCTGGAGCGTACATCTGAACCTCAGCTCCCCCACGGCTCAGGTGAACCAGTACACTACAAACATGGAGATACAATATGCAGAAAACTTTAAGGGAGAGGCTTTATCTGACCCCCAAACCTGCTACAAATATTCCAACAACTGACTTTGAAAAATGAGGATAAACACACATCCTACCAAAGCAGGCAACCAGGAACAACAAAGGCTTCCTTTCTCCAAATCCCAAATGTTATAGAAGAACCCCACAATTAACATAGCCATTAACATTTAATCTAGGTCTAGGTGACATATCTCTTATTAATTCACAGTAGAGTTAATTCCACTTAAGCATTAACAATTCTGCTGTTAGATTTAGCCCCAGGAATGGAAACTCAAGTGGTTCTGAAATTAAGTCTGTATTTGACTCTCTTGAGATTCAATCTAGAACTCTGAATTCCTGTTTCTGAAGAGAAAGCAATGAGTCTGAATCTCTCAGACTCACTGTTCTGGCATCACATGCACGGTGCTGCATCTTTGGACAATCACTGAGTTCTTCAAGAATGCAGCCTGAGCTCACAATTAGGCTGTGAGATAACTGTGAGAAAGCTTAATCATTCATCTCTCAGGGTAATTCTGACAGCCAGAGACAGCAAAACTAAATTAAACAAACTGCTGCAATGTAATGGAGACTTTTGTGGAGCCCACAGCCCCAAAAAGCAACTTACGCTGATGCCTCGTGGATTTCTGTGCCATCATAGACACCACAGCCAGACAGGACCTGCAGTGAGAAAACAACAGAGTATTGCATGAAACTCCCCACAGGATCTTCCATAAggtaagattttaaaaaatagttaacAAACAATTTAAAAGCAAGCTCTTACTATGCCAGTGAACACCATGCTGTTAGCACTGGTGTCACCACTTGACACACTGCAGAACTGGCATTTCCTATTTATAGCACCCATCACAGGGCTCAGAAATAACCACTATTTATTTCCTGGCTGACATATTTATACCACAGTTAATAAACTGACATGTTACCCTCAGGAATGTTTTTGTTGTGCACACAGTGGGTTGTTCTGAGTGTCATTCATCTTTCTTATGTAGTGTCCACATCCATGTGGAACACATCCTCATCCAGGTGCACATCAACCAAAAGAGGGACAGAAATGCACTCTGAGGTGGCACctaaaataaactattttatcTGCTGCTGTATCTTACCTGAGCATCTGCATCAGAGATCAACAGCTAAATCATTTTTAATGCAGTAATACAATTATGCCATATTAGCCATACTTTTCTTTAACAATGTTGAAATTATACTTTAAATTTGTTTATACACACCAGAGGATAAAAAGTACAAAGCAGTCAGCGACCCTTGTGTGGGTGGAGAATCTGACAatgcagaaggagaaaaaacttGATTTTCTTAAAAGCCATTGTAAGAATGAAAcgaaacaaaaaaatccaaaggtTTATCTAGTTCCTGAAAATATACAGATGAACTCTTTCAGGGCTTTTTGTTGGCTCTttgttctgaaagaaaaaaatccagttaaGAAGtcaatttccttttctctctttttttttttttttttttactttaagcTCTTCCTTCCAGGTCTTCCCTCAGTTTTTTTCACGCTTGAGAGGTTTTAAACACAGACACATGAACAGAAACTCATAATTGAAAAAGTCTTATCTAGTAATGTTAGACTTGAAAGTACTTTCAATACCCAGGTGTCTGCTATCATGGGCAGCACTTCACCAAATATCACCATCACTTCACCAAATGAGCATGATACATGAATGTTTTTCTGTCTATGTTAATCCTGTTCTTATATTTAAGAGCTGCCTTTTACTTCAATACTGTTTGTTTTATCCTTCATTTAATTTAGACTGAATAAACAGACAAGCAACTGTACTAAAGGTTATGTTCTGTGAGCaacacttttaaattttttttgaaactCAGTGAAACCAAAATAGTGTAATATTATTATTGTAAACTCTTCTGTATATGAACTCTTGTTATTCCAGTACCAGCTTTTTACTACAGTCAAAAATTTACATCACTAATgtcaaaaatcacatttcttttcCTAGCTCTATTTAAAAAGCTGTGACTTGCTAAATTGACAGCATTCCTGTTGGGTTACTTTTTAGCCATTTCGACCAGCATTTGCCATTTGGACCAGCCCTTTTCCAAACCAATTCTGTCCCAAACAGATTTCTTCATGCAGAagaaatttcttcatttcttctcaTTTCTCTATGTTTAATGCTGTCTAGATTATGCAAAGCTCGAGCTTCAAAGACTGTCCACAGAGTTCCAAAGCTGTGTATCCATTTGGGACACCATTTACAGCCTGTATTTTCCTTTGGCAATCTGTAACCACCTCCTTGCTTCATTCTGTGTTTGTAACACGTTTCACCCCCTCCTGCCAAAAAGCATAACCCAGTTCCAATATATTCACTGCCAGTACCTCACCCTGTAACACTATAAACTATTTCAAGTTAAATCCTCCTGGGTTCCTCAGTACAAAgcagacatggagctcctggagtggGTTCAGTGGAGGGCTGTGAGGATGGGTGAGGGACTGAGGAATCTCTCTtgcaaggaaaggctgagggagctctTCAGCTTCAAGAAGAGACGACTGAGACTTCATTAATGTGTACAAATATCTAAATGGGGGGTGCCAGAGGATGGACCAGGCTCTGCTCGGAGGTGCGCAGCAACGGGACAAGAGGAATGGGCATAAACTAATGCagaggaagttccacctgaacatgaggaagaatttccCTCCCGTgcagtgactgagcactggGACAAATTGTCCAAGGAGGGAATGGTGTGTCCCTCATTGAAGATATTCCAGAACCGTACAGATAC harbors:
- the GATD3 gene encoding glutamine amidotransferase-like class 1 domain-containing protein 3, mitochondrial isoform X2 gives rise to the protein MLACRGPALCTALRRAAPGGLASFHSSARRCRAARVAVVLSGCGVYDGTEIHEASAVLVHLSRGGAEVQMYAPDVPQMHVIDHSKGQPAEAESRNVLVESARIARGKIASLAKLTTADHDAVIFPGGFGAAKNLSTFAVDGKDCKVNREVERVLKDFHKAGKPIGLCCISPVLAAKVLSGAEVTVGHEEEEGGKWPYAGTAGAIKELGAKHCVKDVTEAHVDTKNKVVTTPAFMCETALHHIFDGIGAMVKNVLKLTGK
- the GATD3 gene encoding glutamine amidotransferase-like class 1 domain-containing protein 3, mitochondrial isoform X1 codes for the protein MYAPDVPQMHVIDHSKGQPAEAESRNVLVESARIARGKIASLAKLTTADHDAVIFPGGFGAAKNLSTFAVDGKDCKVNREVERVLKDFHKAGKPIGLCCISPVLAAKVLSGAEVTVGHEEEEGGKWPYAGTAGAIKELGAKHCVKDVTEAHVDTKNKVVTTPAFMCETALHHIFDGIGAMVKNVLKLTGK